From a region of the Malaya genurostris strain Urasoe2022 unplaced genomic scaffold, Malgen_1.1 HiC_scaffold_17, whole genome shotgun sequence genome:
- the LOC131439937 gene encoding uncharacterized protein LOC131439937, giving the protein MKSRKQLVSAKRKHLKSKVSSKRKATNKVKQLAIYKIPRSKLENALEFLESEHDPLVRNVSWPCHVNITNLANANRKVDKYASDTLNVMEVARQCAERGQWSNLMKTVAIMCEDLRQMDVNAILRNSLFGIIADPALDNPSYLEDYLYAYPACKTPGDISYCINSMLKVFEGIFTPRKRRGRYASRSEKND; this is encoded by the exons ATGAAATCACGAAAACAACTGGTATCAGCCAAACGAAAGCATTTAAAGTCGAAAGTGAGCTCCAAGCGAAAAGCAACCAATAAAGTAAAACAACTGGCTATCTATAAAATTCCACGCTCTAAATTGGAGAACGCTCTTGAATTTCTAGAAAGCGAACATGATCCGCTAGTACGCAATGTTTCCTGGCCATGCCATGTGAATATCACCAATCTAGCGAATGCGAACAGAAAGGTAGATAAGTACGCTTCCGACACACTAAACGTGATGGAAGTGGCTCGACAATGTGCTGAACGTGGTCAATGGTCAAACCTGATGAAAACCGTGGCCATCATGTGTGAAGACCTCAGACAGATGGATGTGAATGCAATTTTAAGG AACTCTCTTTTCGGAATCATTGCCGATCCAGCGCTGGACAATCCTTCCTATCTGGAGGACTATTTGTATGCATATCCGGCATGTAAAACTCCGGGAGATATATCATATTGTATAAACAGCATGTTGAAAgtgtttgaaggtatttttactcCAAGAAAACGACGTGGTCGTTACGCTTCACGGTCGGAAAAGAACGATTAA